The nucleotide sequence GTGTGGGGCTGCCCTTCCTTCTACAAGGCAGGGGTGGAGGTCGGCGGGGAGGCCCTGAGGGGTTTCTGGGtctagaagagagaaaattggGCCCGACTACAGGGGACTCCCTTGTCCCAACTCCAGTGACTCACATGGGAGTAGTGGTTTTGAGTTTGTTCTGAGAACCACTGGAGATTGTCAGTTGACCTTACTGGTCTTCCCCACTGGTTTGAGCTTCTGGAGGACAAGGACCATCTTACCTGTTTATGGCTATACCCCCATGCCTAGGTGCTTGGCGCACAGTAAGTAGGtgcttagcaaacatttattgagtgaatgtGTCAGTGATGAAGGGGTAAGCCAGGGAAGGGGTGAGCAAATCGGGGACTAAGGGAGGAAACAGGTAAGTACAGAGTGagcaaaggcagggagggggcaggtagGATCACCCAAGGAGGGGGAGTAGGCCCCACCCAACCCCAGCTGCACCCTGTCACTCACACCTACCACCACACTTACCCCTGCAGCTGCCTCCCCAAACCCCATGAGGCCATCTGGCCCCCAGCAGTGGGTGGGGAGCCTCCCCCTACTGTGCCATTTGCCCACCATTTGAGGGCCAGATTCGAACTCATCCCGCCGGTCTCTGTCCTCAGCGGCCTACATCAAGGCCTACTTGCTGGAGAACGGCGTCTGCATTGccaagaagaagaccaaagttgCTCGCAAGTCGCTGGACCCGCTGTATAACCAGGTGCTGCTGTTTCCTGAGAGTCCCCAGGGCAAAGTCCTGCAGGTGAGGGGCCCCGAGGTCTGTGTATGCAgttccagagggagagagggggcacCCCGGCGTGGGGGGTGTCTCTGGAGGGCCTCACCTGGAGGAAGGAGGGCACTGTGGTTGATCTGAGCTCCACAATTCAATTTTGAACAAGTTCCTTTCTGACCCTCAGCTTCTTTATTGTAAGATGGGCATAAGATGGGGGTGCTCACAGTACCTACAGATAACATTGTGACAGCGAAATGGGTGCCTTGTGCAAGAAAAATGCAGGGTCGGCCCATGGTAAGTGCCCCACAAGTGCCTGCCACCATTGTTCTTCTTGTTATTATTAATCATTATCAGAACAGCCTCTGGAAGCCGGGGGCTTGGCCTGGAGCACAAGATAATAGACTGGGAGCTGTTGAGGATCCAGAGAGGTGTTTGGTTCCCTGGCCATCAGGGGGGTGCTAATGGTGACTCAGGCATTAAGCTAGAAATAGCTGCCCATCGTGGGTGTTGGCAGGGCCCAGGTTGGATGCCTGCAGGAACCGTATGCCCACTGCCTCGGAGTCACCACTTGGGCACCTCTGGCTTGTACCTCAGTTTTTTGCTTCTAACCAGAGCAGGCAAAGCAAATGAGGGTGGGGCCAGCGTGTTACAAATTTGCCAAGACAGTGGGACTTTGGCCAGACTGGGAAGCCCAGGGCCTATCTAGGGCAGAATTTTTCAACCTGAGGGTTAAGACCCATCAGCGAGCTGTGAAATCCGTTTAGCGAATCTCAACaagtttgttcgtttgtttgtttaacagaatagaataggaaagaaaacattgatCATTCTTAGTTAGGCAGGTCTTATCTGACTTTCTTCAATTGGGAGTCCCCTGTATGCACTGGGTGATGATGTAAATGTCTTACTGTATAAACTAGTCAAAAAAAGTTTGGGAGAACTCTTCTAGTCTAGAGGCATTCACATGGAACTTAAAACATCTATGGGCCAGATCTGGTCCAGTAGACAAAGCTAGAGCATTCTGGCCTGAGCATCTTTGGAGAAGCTCCACAGAACATCCCTGTCTGGGATGTGGAGGGGATGGGGAAACAGAAATCTGAGTGGGGTCCTTGCTGGTGAGCTCTCTGACTGATGTCACAGCAGGACAGACCCACCAGCCCCGTGAGAGAGATCCGAATGCCAGTTGTAATAGTTTGCTAGGGCcgccgtaacaaagtaccacagattggAGAGTTTacacaatagaaatgtatttctcgCGGTCCTGGAGGCTAGAAGCTCAAGCTCAAGTTATCGTAggttccatttcttccaagtccTCTCTACTTGGCTTGCAaaggccaccttctccctgtgtcctcacgtggtctttTTGCTTTCGTGCACACGCgtccctgctctctcgctctcttcgtgtcctaatctcctcttcttataccAGTCGGATGGGATTGTGGCCTCATTTGACTCTCttcccaaatacagtcacattcttgggggttagggcttcagtatgaattttgggggaacacagttcagcccataacccCAGTTTAAAATGAATCCATCCATGCACCAGAGGCGGACTTCTGATCAGCTGCCCAAGGAGCATCGAAGACTGGTCAGGTGAACCATCTCAGGCACATGATTGaacttctctgaggctcagttgaAACAGCTGTGAAATCAAAACATTTTGTAGGGTTGTTGGGAGGGTTGAATCTAAGGCCAGTGGAGCCTTGGAGCAGCGTCCAACACTGTATGCAGTAGTGGCTCACGCTGTTGTCATCTTGCCCTGTGTGCTCGAGAAGCAGCTGACAGTTCATAGTGAGCTTGGACGTCCACTCCTTTGATCCTTGCCTGCGAGGGAAACTGGGGATAATTTCACTTAGAAACCACTCTGAGAGCCCGTGAGGTTGGATGACTTAACCCAAACCACCCAGCCaggactgggatttgaacccacctGTGTCTGACCCCAGAGGCTGTGCATTAGAGTCAGCGGGCTCCACggagtgactgagccagcccacCTTTGGCTAACCCCAAAGGGGACAGAGTTAGACCCTGAGCTCCAGAAGAGCAAATGAGGGTCCTGCAGCCACAGAAACCACCCGACTAGCTGCTCCAAGGGAGAGTGGTGACCAAGAAATGGGGCAGGCACTACAGAAAAGAGTCTGTTGGAAAAAGGAAGGAGGCTAGCTTGTATACCACACATCCATCAGccacttttaaaactttgttttgtttctcatggGGGGCTTCCGAGAATCTGGAAGCAGAGGGCCTGGTGGGGATTGCAGGGGGGGGGTACCAGGCAGGGGACTCACATTGTAGGGCCAGCCCTCAAGGCTCAGCTTCAAAGGTGGAGGGTGTGGAGGGTGGAATGGAGAGAGTTAGATGGGAGAGAGttagatgtttgtttattcttgagagagagagcgtgcaggtggggaaggggcagagagagagagagagagggagacacagaatccgaagcaggctccaggctctgagctgtcagcacagagcccgacgcggggctcaaactcatgaaccctgagatcatgacctgagctgaagtcggatgcttaaccgactgagctcccccaggcaccccaggcttgAGCAATTTTAAGGCGGGAGCATCTACAGGACTCAGAGGTGAAGTGGGCATGAGGGTGACCTGAGCTCTGGTTCTGGGCCcgtgaatggcaagatttgaaCCGCCGTGTCTCTCGCCCCGCAGGTGATCGTGTGGGGCAACTATGGGCGCATGGAGCGGAAGCAGTTCATGGGTGTGGCCCGAGTGCTACTGGAGGAGTTGGACTTGACCACCCTGGCCGTGGGCTGGTACAagctcttccccacctcctccatgGTGGACCCAGCCGCGGGCCCCCTGCTCCGGCAGGCGTCCCAGTTGTCCCTCGAGAGCACCGTGGGCCCCTGTGGCGAGCGATCTTagggccggggtggggaggggctccccGAGAAGGCGTGGAGAATGCCCAGCCCCAACCTGGGACCCCAGGCCCAGGGGCACATTGAACAGAGGAGGATGGGGTTCTCCCCTACAGTGGGGAAGCAGAACGGGGAGACCTGACCCCCAgggcccctcctcaccccctttTTGCCTCCTACCCCCTAAGACCTTCCCTCTCCCAACGGGATTGGCTGCACTTTTGACTTGGCCGGTTCTTGACCTGGTGGATGTGGCTGCAATCCGGAGAAAGGAAAGACTGAGGTGGCAGAGCATACCATCCTCCTGTCCCAGACACTGTCCGACTGCTCCCCCTTTTTGCCTCCTCGGAAGCTCGCTGCCCGGAGCCAAGTCCAGAACCCAGCGGCCATCTCCATGGTGCCAATTACCAGCAAGTGTCTTTCCTGCGGCACCGGGTTCAGGCAGCTACTCCTGCCCCAGAGCTGATGGGGCAGCTTTGCAAGGATCCGGAGCCAGCTCCGGGGGGTCCAGAGCCTCCCACATGACGAGGAGCTCGGCCTCCCTCCGCCTGCCCGTGGAAGGAGCTTTGCCGCAGCCTGTCCGagtccatctgtctgtcccttcctgcCTGCCCCTCTTCCGGTGGCTCTAGGAATTGGGGTCCAGCAGGGGCCAAAGGAGAGGAGGCGGTGCCCTGGACCTGGCACAGACCCCCAGGGTGCCTAGCTCCGTGGGATTGCAACGAGATAGTGTGGAAATGGACTGGAAAGAACTGGGTCGTCTGTGTTTTGGTGAAGGAGCCACGGGACCCTGATTTTCGAGAACCCCAAGTCCAGGGAGCTCACCGTCTCTGAATTTGGGGACGCTGGATTGGAGAGGGAGTCTAAGCAAAGTTGGGGTTGGGACCAGTGGTGCCAAGGCGAGGGTTTCCCACATAGGAGAATCCCTCCTCGTTGGGTGAGGTCAAAGGTCTTCTTGTCTACCCCTCTGCCTCCAGGCTAGGGGTATGGGGAGGCAACAGAGCTTCcctattttagtctttttaaacaAACCATCCTGTACTAAGGGCAGAACCCACTGCCCCTGCCTCAACTACCTTGGCTCATGAGTGTAAGAATCAGGAGATTCCTTCTCAAGCAAGCCT is from Panthera uncia isolate 11264 chromosome A3 unlocalized genomic scaffold, Puncia_PCG_1.0 HiC_scaffold_11, whole genome shotgun sequence and encodes:
- the RIMS4 gene encoding regulating synaptic membrane exocytosis protein 4; the encoded protein is MGPAQFVGRQTLATTPMGDVEIGLQERNGQLEVDIIQARGLTAKPGSKTLPAAYIKAYLLENGVCIAKKKTKVARKSLDPLYNQVLLFPESPQGKVLQVIVWGNYGRMERKQFMGVARVLLEELDLTTLAVGWYKLFPTSSMVDPAAGPLLRQASQLSLESTVGPCGERS